From one Enterococcus sp. DIV2402 genomic stretch:
- a CDS encoding flotillin family protein produces the protein MLEILSSPILWGIIAVIAILAFLMVRYRIGKPDEALIVTGSFLGKEGIKILKNSGTFVIPIVQKAHKLSLLTHKLEIGTPEVYTEQGVPILASATVLVKVGNSVESIKTAAEQYLGKSTKELEDEAQEVLEGHLRAILGTMTVEAIYKNRDDFAEQVQEVASTDLRKMGLEIVSFTIKDVTDPNGYLDALGRPQIAEVKKNAEVAESNALRETRIKQAENEQLAQHEEIRRKTEIAEATKEMQLKQAQYKQEQDVAVAKAEQVATGEKMKVRLIEQEKNIEIQEKQAELSEKELNATVRKKAEADKYVIEQNALAEKAREIAKAEADAEKVRLAAEAEAQRVEKLGAAEADKIAKVGQAEAESKEKMALALQKLNEAGILMEFIKVLPAIAKEVNAPISNIDKVVSFGGGDGLHEMGEAGLARTFDTIKETTGLDLVGLINETMATKQGNKEIVQAIESKHDDVQPVIVAEEK, from the coding sequence ATGTTAGAAATCTTGAGTAGTCCTATATTGTGGGGAATCATTGCTGTAATTGCAATTTTAGCTTTTCTGATGGTTCGTTACCGTATTGGAAAGCCTGATGAAGCACTAATTGTGACGGGTTCTTTTTTAGGTAAAGAAGGAATTAAAATTTTAAAGAATAGCGGAACATTTGTTATTCCGATTGTTCAAAAGGCCCATAAGTTAAGCTTATTAACACATAAATTAGAAATTGGTACGCCAGAAGTTTATACAGAACAAGGTGTTCCGATTTTAGCGAGTGCAACTGTATTAGTTAAAGTAGGAAACAGTGTTGAATCTATTAAAACAGCGGCAGAACAATATTTAGGTAAATCAACAAAAGAATTAGAAGATGAAGCACAAGAAGTACTAGAAGGTCATTTACGTGCAATTTTAGGAACGATGACTGTTGAAGCGATTTATAAAAACCGTGATGATTTTGCGGAACAAGTTCAAGAAGTGGCATCCACTGACTTACGAAAAATGGGATTAGAAATTGTCTCATTTACAATTAAAGATGTGACCGATCCAAATGGCTATTTAGATGCGTTAGGTCGTCCGCAAATCGCTGAAGTGAAGAAAAATGCTGAAGTAGCTGAATCGAATGCATTGCGTGAAACACGTATTAAACAAGCAGAAAATGAACAGTTAGCACAGCATGAAGAAATTCGTCGTAAAACAGAAATTGCTGAAGCAACCAAAGAAATGCAGTTAAAACAAGCGCAATACAAACAAGAACAAGATGTTGCTGTTGCGAAAGCTGAACAAGTTGCGACTGGTGAAAAAATGAAAGTTCGTTTAATCGAACAAGAGAAAAATATTGAAATTCAAGAAAAACAAGCAGAATTAAGTGAGAAAGAATTGAACGCGACTGTTCGTAAGAAAGCAGAAGCGGATAAATATGTTATTGAACAAAACGCTTTGGCTGAAAAAGCCAGAGAAATTGCGAAAGCGGAAGCTGATGCTGAAAAAGTACGCTTAGCGGCTGAAGCAGAAGCACAACGAGTAGAAAAACTTGGGGCAGCCGAAGCGGATAAAATTGCGAAGGTTGGTCAAGCCGAAGCTGAAAGCAAAGAGAAAATGGCCTTGGCATTACAAAAACTCAACGAAGCTGGTATTTTAATGGAATTCATTAAAGTCCTACCTGCGATTGCGAAAGAAGTTAATGCACCAATTAGTAATATCGACAAGGTTGTTAGTTTTGGCGGTGGTGATGGATTACATGAAATGGGTGAAGCTGGTCTAGCTCGAACGTTTGATACAATTAAAGAAACAACGGGATTAGATTTAGTAGGCTTAATTAATGAGACCATGGCTACAAAACAAGGGAATAAAGAAATTGTTCAAGCAATCGAATCAAAACATGACGATGTACAACCTGTAATTGTAGCTGAAGAAAAATAA
- the xerC gene encoding tyrosine recombinase XerC produces the protein MVSRDWPAEFFRYLMVERGYSEKTQEAYQEDMEVFFDFLKDKNKNYLAIDHRDVRMYLGKLNDKLYSRNTISRKIASLRSFYQYLLKQEVISENPFSYIHLKKKGVKLPRFFYEDEMTALFESVQGTEPLQQRNRVLLEVLYGSGLRVSECANLEVNQIDWENGVLLIHGKGNKERYVPFGAYAQEALQIYFEQGRRLLMEKYHKDHAFVFVNRLGDPITSTGIEYALNQVIRKSSLDSKIHPHMLRHTFATHLLNNGADMRTVQELLGHANLSTTQIYAHVTKESLQKNYRQFHPRANQ, from the coding sequence ATGGTATCAAGAGATTGGCCCGCTGAATTTTTCCGCTATCTCATGGTAGAACGAGGTTATTCAGAAAAAACTCAAGAGGCTTATCAGGAAGATATGGAAGTCTTTTTTGATTTTTTAAAAGATAAAAATAAAAACTATTTAGCGATTGATCATCGCGATGTTCGAATGTATCTGGGAAAATTAAATGATAAACTATATAGTCGCAATACCATTAGTCGGAAAATTGCGAGTTTACGTTCCTTCTATCAGTATTTACTGAAACAAGAAGTTATCTCTGAAAATCCATTTTCATATATTCATTTGAAAAAAAAGGGTGTTAAATTACCTCGGTTTTTCTATGAAGATGAAATGACTGCCCTTTTTGAAAGCGTTCAAGGAACTGAACCTTTGCAACAGCGAAATCGCGTGCTGCTAGAAGTGTTATATGGTTCAGGTTTACGTGTAAGTGAATGTGCCAATTTAGAAGTTAATCAAATCGATTGGGAAAATGGCGTGTTGTTAATTCACGGAAAAGGAAACAAGGAACGATATGTTCCGTTTGGGGCGTATGCACAAGAAGCCTTGCAGATATATTTTGAACAAGGGCGCCGATTATTAATGGAAAAATATCACAAAGACCATGCATTTGTTTTTGTAAACCGTTTAGGTGATCCAATTACTTCAACGGGAATTGAATATGCACTTAATCAAGTCATTCGTAAAAGTAGTTTGGATAGTAAAATTCATCCGCATATGTTGCGACACACATTTGCGACACATTTACTAAACAATGGTGCTGATATGCGTACAGTTCAAGAACTGCTTGGTCATGCCAATTTATCAACTACTCAAATTTATGCTCATGTGACGAAAGAAAGTTTACAAAAAAATTATCGACAGTTTCATCCAAGAGCAAATCAATAA
- the hslV gene encoding ATP-dependent protease subunit HslV, with amino-acid sequence MESQFHSTTICAVEKDGKFAMAGDGQVTMGEQIVMKGTARKVRRIYNGEVVVGFAGSVADAFTLEEKFEGKLNEYNGNLQRAAVELAQEWRTKQSMQKLEAMLIVMNKNEMLLVSGTGEVIAPDDGILAIGSGGNYALSAARAMKKYASNELTAKEIAENALNIAADICVFTNHNIIVEEC; translated from the coding sequence ATGGAATCACAATTTCATTCAACCACTATTTGTGCCGTTGAAAAGGATGGCAAATTTGCAATGGCCGGAGATGGTCAAGTAACGATGGGCGAGCAAATCGTCATGAAAGGAACTGCCCGCAAAGTACGTCGAATCTATAATGGTGAAGTAGTTGTCGGTTTTGCCGGTAGCGTAGCGGATGCGTTTACTTTAGAAGAAAAATTTGAAGGAAAATTAAATGAATACAACGGTAACTTGCAACGAGCTGCTGTGGAACTAGCGCAAGAATGGCGTACGAAACAATCAATGCAAAAATTAGAAGCGATGTTGATTGTTATGAATAAAAATGAAATGTTATTAGTTTCTGGAACTGGAGAAGTAATTGCACCAGATGATGGTATTTTAGCGATTGGATCAGGTGGGAACTATGCGTTATCAGCTGCGCGCGCAATGAAAAAATACGCTAGTAATGAATTAACAGCGAAAGAAATCGCTGAAAATGCCTTAAATATAGCCGCAGATATCTGCGTCTTTACTAACCATAATATTATTGTAGAGGAATGTTAG
- the hslU gene encoding ATP-dependent protease ATPase subunit HslU: MMNQNISPKEIVAELDQYIVGQHAAKKSVAVALRNRYRRLQLDEKMQQEVTPKNILMIGPTGVGKTEIARRLAKVVQAPFVKVEATKFTEVGYVGRDVESMVRDLVEHAIQIVQKEQYNRVRIQAEKKANRRLAKVLVPGIKKEKKQSANPYEQMMNMFNTMQQPEEPKEELTDEIRVNRQSIFEQLERGALDAREVTIEIDEPKTQAPMMNNGLEQMGIDLNETLGALKPRKKVERTVTVKEARELLIQEESSKLVNDADIHSEALRLAESSGIIFIDEIDKVTSKSQQSGEVSREGVQRDILPIVEGSQVNTKYGSLQTDHILFIASGAFHLSKPSDLIPELQGRFPIRVELDDLTAEDFVKILKEPNNALVKQYIALLGTENVQVTFTIEAIERIAAIAFQVNRDTDNIGARRLHTILEKLLEDLLFEASDMQMAEITITEAYVDEKLADIAKDEDLSRYIL; encoded by the coding sequence ATGATGAATCAAAATATTTCACCAAAAGAAATTGTCGCTGAATTGGATCAATATATTGTTGGACAACACGCTGCTAAAAAATCTGTAGCTGTTGCTTTGCGTAACCGTTATCGTCGTTTACAATTAGACGAAAAAATGCAGCAAGAAGTTACCCCTAAAAACATTTTAATGATTGGTCCAACGGGAGTCGGAAAAACAGAAATTGCTCGACGTTTAGCCAAAGTAGTGCAAGCACCTTTTGTGAAGGTAGAAGCAACTAAGTTTACTGAAGTTGGGTATGTCGGTCGTGATGTGGAGTCTATGGTTCGAGATTTAGTTGAACATGCGATTCAAATTGTTCAAAAAGAACAATATAATCGCGTACGTATTCAAGCAGAAAAAAAAGCCAATCGTCGTTTAGCTAAAGTATTAGTGCCAGGAATCAAAAAAGAGAAGAAACAATCAGCAAATCCATATGAACAGATGATGAATATGTTTAACACAATGCAACAACCAGAAGAACCTAAAGAAGAATTAACCGATGAAATTCGTGTCAACCGTCAGTCAATTTTTGAACAGCTAGAACGTGGTGCTCTAGACGCGCGTGAAGTAACGATTGAAATTGACGAACCAAAAACGCAAGCCCCTATGATGAATAATGGGTTAGAACAAATGGGAATTGATTTAAACGAAACTTTAGGTGCTTTGAAACCACGCAAGAAAGTCGAACGGACAGTTACTGTGAAAGAAGCACGTGAACTATTAATTCAAGAAGAATCTTCTAAATTAGTTAATGATGCAGACATTCATAGTGAGGCGTTACGTTTAGCTGAATCAAGTGGAATTATTTTTATTGATGAAATTGATAAAGTAACTTCCAAATCACAACAATCTGGTGAAGTCTCTCGTGAAGGTGTTCAACGTGACATTTTACCAATCGTGGAAGGCTCGCAAGTCAATACTAAATATGGCTCATTACAAACTGATCATATTTTATTCATTGCATCAGGCGCGTTCCATTTATCAAAACCAAGTGATTTAATTCCTGAACTACAAGGACGTTTCCCAATTCGTGTGGAACTAGACGATTTAACAGCTGAAGATTTCGTGAAAATCTTAAAAGAGCCAAATAATGCGTTAGTCAAACAATATATTGCATTATTAGGTACGGAAAATGTGCAAGTAACCTTTACAATTGAAGCAATTGAACGCATTGCGGCGATTGCTTTCCAAGTGAATCGCGATACAGACAACATTGGTGCTCGTCGTCTACACACTATTTTAGAAAAACTTTTAGAAGACCTTCTTTTTGAAGCCTCTGATATGCAAATGGCTGAAATTACAATTACAGAAGCGTATGTTGATGAAAAATTAGCAGATATTGCCAAGGATGAAGATTTAAGTCGTTATATTTTATAA
- the codY gene encoding GTP-sensing pleiotropic transcriptional regulator CodY, which translates to MTTLLERTRQINELLQQKNTFNMDSDLPYDKMAIILGDILDSNAYIISSNGSLLGFNEKHDVNNARVKNMFVEKQFPKNYTDMVDNLNATEANITIDSDMTAFPVESRELYPHGLTTVVPIFGAGERLGTIILSRITDSFDDEDLVLAEYSATVVGMQILYQTSRNIEEDIRSATAVQMAVNTLSYSELKAVQAIFNALEGDEGRLTASNIADEIGITRSVIVNALRKLESAGIIESRSLGMKGTYLKVLNHRFKDELDKA; encoded by the coding sequence ATGACCACACTTTTAGAAAGAACAAGACAAATTAACGAATTATTACAACAAAAAAATACTTTTAATATGGATTCTGATTTGCCTTATGATAAAATGGCGATTATTTTAGGGGATATTTTAGATAGTAATGCGTATATTATCAGTAGTAACGGAAGCTTATTAGGCTTCAATGAAAAACATGATGTGAACAATGCGCGTGTAAAAAATATGTTTGTTGAGAAACAATTTCCAAAAAATTATACCGATATGGTTGATAACTTAAATGCTACAGAAGCTAATATTACAATTGATAGTGATATGACCGCATTTCCTGTTGAATCTCGTGAGTTATATCCTCATGGTTTAACAACTGTTGTGCCAATCTTTGGTGCGGGTGAACGTTTAGGTACAATTATTCTTTCAAGAATTACGGATTCTTTTGATGATGAAGATTTAGTTTTGGCAGAATATAGTGCAACAGTTGTAGGAATGCAAATTTTATACCAAACATCACGTAATATTGAAGAAGATATTCGTAGTGCAACAGCTGTTCAAATGGCAGTAAATACCTTGTCATATAGCGAGTTAAAAGCTGTACAAGCAATTTTTAATGCATTAGAAGGTGATGAAGGCCGTTTGACAGCTTCCAATATTGCAGATGAAATTGGTATTACGCGTTCAGTGATTGTGAATGCTTTGCGTAAATTAGAATCAGCAGGCATCATTGAATCGCGTTCATTAGGGATGAAAGGGACTTATTTAAAAGTATTGAATCATCGCTTTAAAGATGAACTAGATAAAGCGTAA
- a CDS encoding aldose 1-epimerase family protein, giving the protein MDITIETPHLKAVISTHGAELKSLKSKETEIEYIWQADPKHWARHAPVLFPFVGSLKDNQYTYQGKTYELPQHGFARDMEFSVLEQKEDAVSFILEDTPETKKVYPFDFKLVLSYELGGDGIVVKYRVENPTGEEMYFSIGGHPAFNVPLEEGLSFEDYFLEPSPMKSRVIVPLRGRYVNLDQRTLGQTNTNIALTHDLFKNDALIFETIGLNSFSIRSENSPHSVTLTYNNMPYVGIWSTYPVESPFVCIEPWEGIADTHDASGELTEKLGIRKLDAHEVFETKYSITVK; this is encoded by the coding sequence ATGGATATTACAATTGAAACACCTCACTTAAAAGCAGTTATCTCAACACATGGAGCAGAGTTAAAGAGCTTAAAAAGTAAAGAAACAGAGATTGAATACATTTGGCAAGCTGATCCCAAACATTGGGCTCGTCATGCACCAGTTTTATTTCCATTTGTTGGTTCTTTAAAAGACAATCAATATACGTATCAAGGGAAAACCTATGAACTACCGCAACATGGATTTGCTCGCGATATGGAATTTAGCGTGTTGGAACAAAAAGAAGATGCAGTAAGTTTTATCTTAGAAGACACACCAGAAACAAAAAAAGTCTATCCTTTTGATTTTAAATTAGTTTTGTCTTATGAATTAGGAGGAGACGGTATTGTGGTTAAATACCGTGTAGAAAATCCTACAGGTGAAGAAATGTATTTTTCAATTGGAGGACATCCAGCTTTTAATGTGCCATTAGAGGAAGGGTTGTCGTTTGAGGATTATTTTTTAGAGCCATCACCAATGAAATCTCGTGTTATTGTTCCTTTGCGTGGCCGCTATGTAAATTTAGATCAGCGGACGCTTGGACAAACAAATACGAATATTGCTTTAACGCATGATTTATTCAAAAATGATGCATTGATTTTTGAAACAATTGGTTTAAATTCATTTTCGATTCGTAGTGAAAATTCACCACATAGTGTAACATTAACTTATAATAACATGCCGTATGTTGGTATTTGGTCTACTTATCCAGTAGAATCACCTTTTGTATGTATTGAACCATGGGAAGGCATTGCAGATACCCATGATGCAAGTGGTGAACTAACAGAAAAATTGGGCATTCGTAAATTAGATGCTCATGAAGTATTTGAGACAAAGTATTCGATTACAGTGAAATAA
- a CDS encoding ABC transporter ATP-binding protein: protein MSKLEIKNVTKTIKKRRILNNISFVAQSGQIIGITGPNGSGKTMLLKVITGLTSYDAGEVKLGEKIVGHDIEHLEDTGIIIENPQFINDLTAFQNLKFLASINNKITDNEIRSTLSKIGLLNVEKEKYKNFSLGMKQRLAFAQAIMEDQSILILDEPTNALDEDGIKTIEQILISERQKNKIIIIASHDSEFLARITDIRLRISEGHLNEMD, encoded by the coding sequence ATGAGCAAATTAGAAATAAAAAATGTAACAAAAACAATAAAAAAAAGAAGGATTTTAAATAATATATCTTTTGTAGCTCAATCTGGTCAAATTATAGGAATAACTGGACCTAATGGCTCTGGAAAAACGATGCTATTAAAGGTAATTACAGGTTTAACTTCTTATGATGCGGGAGAAGTTAAACTTGGAGAAAAAATTGTTGGACATGATATTGAGCACTTAGAAGATACAGGTATTATTATTGAGAATCCTCAGTTTATAAATGATTTGACGGCTTTTCAGAATTTGAAATTTCTTGCATCTATTAACAATAAAATAACTGATAATGAAATTAGATCAACTTTAAGTAAAATTGGTCTTTTAAATGTGGAAAAGGAGAAATATAAAAATTTCTCATTAGGTATGAAACAACGGTTAGCATTTGCTCAAGCTATAATGGAAGATCAATCAATACTTATACTTGATGAGCCAACTAATGCATTAGATGAAGATGGTATAAAAACGATCGAACAGATATTGATTTCTGAACGTCAAAAGAACAAGATTATTATTATTGCTAGTCATGATTCTGAATTTTTAGCTAGAATAACGGATATTAGGCTTAGAATTAGCGAGGGGCATTTAAATGAAATGGATTAA
- the plsY gene encoding glycerol-3-phosphate 1-O-acyltransferase PlsY encodes MKIIILLVIAYLLGSIPSGVWIGKLFFKKDIRQFGSGNLGTTNTFRVLGKKAGIIVLVMDILKGTLATSLPVIFHITTINPLWFGVCAILGHTFPIFAGFKGGKAVATSAGMLLGYQPLFFLYSTVIFIICLFFTSMVSLASMIAAVLITLSTFFIPYIAPIILEKQDWLLTIIAICVTAFIFYRHKDNIQRIKKGTENKVSFGLNKPKK; translated from the coding sequence ATGAAAATTATAATTTTATTGGTCATTGCTTATTTATTGGGTTCTATTCCCTCTGGCGTATGGATTGGAAAACTCTTTTTCAAAAAAGATATCCGTCAATTTGGTAGTGGAAATTTAGGCACAACCAATACCTTTCGTGTCTTAGGAAAAAAAGCTGGAATCATTGTCTTAGTAATGGATATTTTAAAAGGAACACTGGCTACTAGCTTACCTGTTATTTTTCATATCACTACAATTAACCCTTTATGGTTTGGTGTTTGTGCTATTTTAGGTCATACATTTCCAATCTTTGCTGGCTTTAAAGGTGGCAAGGCGGTGGCTACTAGTGCGGGAATGCTGTTAGGTTATCAACCACTTTTCTTTTTATATTCGACAGTTATTTTCATCATCTGCTTGTTTTTCACTAGCATGGTTAGTCTAGCAAGTATGATTGCTGCCGTGCTTATTACTTTATCAACCTTTTTCATCCCTTATATTGCGCCAATTATTTTAGAAAAGCAAGATTGGCTATTAACTATTATCGCCATCTGTGTGACTGCTTTTATTTTTTATCGTCACAAAGACAACATTCAACGGATAAAAAAAGGAACAGAAAATAAGGTTTCCTTTGGTCTAAATAAACCGAAAAAATAA
- a CDS encoding CoA-binding protein codes for MSFENPSEQVIQQYLKEAKNIAVIGLSNKEDRTSYKIAEILQEHGYRIFPVNPVLAGQTILGEPVYARLQDISEEIDIVDIFRRSEFLPDVAKDFLETNAKVYWAQLGIENEEAAKILQTAGRTDIVMNRCIKIELAKMT; via the coding sequence ATGAGTTTTGAAAATCCTAGTGAACAAGTAATTCAACAATATTTAAAAGAAGCAAAAAACATTGCAGTGATTGGGTTGAGTAATAAAGAAGATCGAACTAGCTACAAAATTGCTGAAATTTTACAAGAGCATGGGTATCGTATTTTTCCTGTAAATCCTGTATTAGCAGGGCAAACAATTCTTGGTGAACCTGTATATGCACGTTTGCAAGATATCTCTGAAGAAATCGATATTGTGGATATTTTTAGACGAAGTGAATTTTTACCAGATGTTGCGAAAGATTTTTTAGAAACGAATGCTAAAGTATATTGGGCGCAACTAGGTATTGAAAATGAAGAGGCTGCTAAAATTTTACAAACAGCAGGTCGAACAGACATTGTAATGAATCGTTGCATTAAAATTGAATTAGCAAAGATGACGTAA
- the parE gene encoding DNA topoisomerase IV subunit B, whose product MVKKQTNEYNDASIQVLEGLEAVRKRPGMYIGSTDGRGLHHLVYEIFDNAVDEALSGYGKEISVTIHEDNSISVQDSGRGMPVGMHASGIPTVEVIFTVLHAGGKFGQGGYKTSGGLHGVGASVVNALSTWLTVTIVRDGVEYQEKFKDGGKPDGTLKKIGKTRKPNGTKVHFLPDATIFSVTKFSYTTLAERLRESAFLLRGVSIMLTDLRGEEKVEETFLYEEGIKEFVDYLNEEKDTLTPVAYFSGEREGIEVEVAFQYNDGYSENVLSFVNNVRTKDGGTHEVGLKTSMTKAFNEYARKVNLLKEKDKNLEGSDFREGLSAILSVRIPENLLQFEGQTKEKLGTPAARGAVDSVLGEQLGFYLQENSEMSQMLVRKAIKAREAREAARKAREESRTGKKRKKGESLLSGKLTPAQSRNPQKNELYLVEGDSAGGSAKQGRDRKFQAILPLRGKVINTEKAKMQDILKNEEINTMIYTIGSGVGPEFAIEDCNYDKVIIMTDADTDGAHIQVLLLTFFYRYMKPLIEAGKVYIALPPLYKVSKGTGKKEIIEYAWTDEELDQMIKKVGRGYMIQRYKGLGEMNAEQLWETTMDPETRTLIRVRIDDAAKAERRVTTLMGDKVEPRRKWIESHVQFSLEEEGSILEKKEDEPEIEVQSIQDVQELSLFDD is encoded by the coding sequence TTGGTAAAAAAACAAACCAATGAATACAATGACGCCTCAATCCAAGTTTTAGAAGGATTAGAAGCGGTAAGAAAAAGACCCGGGATGTATATCGGTTCGACAGATGGCCGAGGCTTACATCATTTAGTATATGAAATTTTTGATAATGCTGTCGATGAAGCTCTTTCAGGTTATGGAAAAGAAATCAGTGTAACCATTCATGAAGATAATAGCATTAGTGTTCAAGATAGTGGACGTGGAATGCCCGTGGGAATGCATGCTTCTGGAATCCCGACAGTTGAGGTTATCTTCACTGTCTTACATGCTGGCGGTAAATTTGGACAAGGTGGTTATAAAACATCAGGTGGTTTACATGGTGTGGGTGCCAGTGTGGTAAACGCCTTATCTACTTGGCTAACTGTCACGATTGTTCGTGATGGTGTAGAGTATCAAGAGAAATTTAAAGACGGTGGAAAACCTGACGGAACGCTTAAAAAAATCGGTAAGACCCGAAAACCAAATGGAACCAAGGTTCACTTTTTACCGGATGCCACTATTTTTTCAGTAACGAAATTTTCTTATACAACGTTAGCAGAACGCTTGCGTGAATCGGCATTTTTATTACGTGGTGTAAGCATTATGCTAACGGATCTTCGCGGAGAAGAAAAAGTAGAAGAAACTTTTCTTTATGAAGAAGGGATTAAAGAATTTGTTGATTATTTAAATGAAGAGAAAGATACATTGACGCCAGTTGCGTATTTCTCAGGTGAACGAGAAGGCATCGAAGTAGAAGTTGCTTTCCAATATAATGATGGTTATTCAGAAAATGTCCTATCTTTTGTTAACAATGTACGTACAAAAGATGGCGGGACGCATGAAGTTGGGTTAAAAACTTCTATGACGAAAGCCTTTAATGAATATGCGCGTAAGGTGAATCTATTAAAAGAAAAAGATAAAAATTTAGAAGGTAGCGATTTTCGTGAAGGGCTATCTGCCATTTTATCTGTGCGTATTCCAGAAAACTTGTTGCAATTTGAAGGACAAACCAAAGAAAAATTAGGAACACCAGCAGCGCGTGGCGCAGTAGATTCTGTTTTAGGTGAGCAATTAGGCTTTTATTTACAAGAAAATAGTGAAATGAGTCAAATGCTTGTTCGTAAGGCTATTAAAGCACGAGAAGCACGAGAAGCCGCTCGTAAAGCTCGTGAAGAAAGCCGTACAGGGAAGAAACGTAAGAAAGGTGAATCTCTGCTTTCAGGAAAATTGACACCTGCGCAATCTCGTAATCCTCAGAAAAATGAATTGTATCTTGTCGAAGGAGATTCAGCTGGTGGTTCTGCTAAACAAGGGCGAGACCGCAAATTTCAAGCGATTTTACCTTTGCGTGGAAAAGTAATTAATACTGAAAAAGCTAAAATGCAAGATATTTTAAAAAATGAAGAAATTAATACAATGATTTATACAATCGGTTCAGGTGTCGGTCCGGAGTTTGCAATAGAAGATTGTAACTATGACAAAGTAATTATCATGACTGATGCGGATACTGATGGGGCACATATTCAAGTCTTATTATTGACGTTCTTTTATCGCTATATGAAACCATTAATTGAAGCTGGGAAAGTTTATATCGCTTTACCGCCATTGTATAAAGTGTCTAAAGGTACAGGGAAAAAAGAGATTATTGAATATGCTTGGACCGATGAAGAACTGGACCAAATGATAAAAAAAGTTGGTCGTGGTTACATGATTCAACGTTATAAAGGTCTTGGTGAAATGAATGCTGAACAATTATGGGAAACAACTATGGATCCAGAAACAAGAACGTTAATTCGGGTTCGAATTGATGATGCTGCTAAAGCTGAGCGTCGTGTGACAACGTTAATGGGTGATAAGGTTGAACCGAGACGCAAATGGATTGAATCTCATGTTCAATTTTCATTAGAAGAAGAAGGTAGTATTCTGGAGAAAAAAGAAGATGAACCTGAAATTGAAGTACAATCTATACAAGACGTTCAAGAGTTAAGTTTATTTGATGATTAG